In Cydia pomonella isolate Wapato2018A chromosome 1, ilCydPomo1, whole genome shotgun sequence, one genomic interval encodes:
- the LOC133515341 gene encoding glutamine synthetase 2 cytoplasmic-like: MGDGKVEDNPKILSGPVLTNSPNAVLSKTLLNRYKDLPLPADKILATYIWIDGTGEHLRCKDRTLNFLPKVAKDLPIWNFDGSSTGQSDGHNSDTFLVPRALYKDPFRRGNHVLVMCDTFKYNMEPTETNHRVRCQEASDKCKDEEPWFGIEQEYILLDADLRPFGWPPGGCPPPQGPYYCGVGANKVFARDLVDSHYRCCLYAGVPISGTNAEVMPSQWEFQVGPSVGVSAADDLWVARYILHRLAEEYGVIVTFDPKPVQDWNGSGAHTNFSTKKMREENGIIEIEKAIDKLSKVHMKHIKVYDPRGGKDNERRLTGLHETASINDFSAGVASRGSSIRIPRAVAEDKKGYLEDRRPASNCDPYAVVDALMRTCILNE; encoded by the exons ATGGGTGACGGCAAAGTAGAAG ATAACCCCAAAATACTGTCGGGGCCGGTGTTGACAAACTCGCCGAACGCAGTGCTCTCCAAGACTCTGCTGAACCGGTACAAGGACCTGCCACTGCCGGCCGACAAGATCCTGGCCACCTACATCTGGATCGACGGCACGGGCGAGCACTTGCGGTGTAAAGACCGCACCTTGAACTTCTTACCAAAAGTAGCAAAAG ATTTGCCTATTTGGAACTTCGATGGCAGCTCCACTGGGCAGTCGGACGGACACAACTCGGACACGTTCTTGGTGCCGCGCGCTTTATACAAGGACCCGTTCCGCCGCGGCAACCACGTGCTAGTTATGTGCGACACCTTCAAGTACAACATGGAGCCCACGGAGACCAACCACCGCGTTCGATGCCAGGAAGCGTCGGACAAATGCAAGGACGAGGAGCCCTGGTTTGGCATCGAGCAGGAATACATCCTCCTAGACGCAGATCTCAGGCCCTTCGGATGGCCCCCTGGCGGCTGCCCCCCACCACAGGGGCCCTACTACTGCGGAGTTGGTGCCAATAAAGTATTCGCCAGAGATCTCGTCGATTCACATTACCG ATGCTGCCTCTATGCTGGCGTACCTATCTCTGGTACCAACGCTGAGGTGATGCCTTCGCAGTGGGAGTTCCAAGTGGGCCCGTCTGTAGGCGTGAGCGCCGCCGACGACTTGTGGGTAGCGCGCTACATCCTGCACCGGCTGGCCGAGGAGTACGGCGTCATCGTCACCTTCGACCCCAAGCCTGTGCAAGACTGGAATGGCTCAGGAGCACATACCAACTTCTCTACTAAGAAGATGAGAGAAGAAAACGGCATTAT CGAAATCGAGAAGGCGATAGACAAGCTGTCTAAAGTACATATGAAGCATATCAAGGTGTACGACCCCCGCGGAGGGAAGGATAACGAGAGAAGGTTGACCGGACTCCACGAAACCGCCAGTATTAATGACTTTAGCGCAG GCGTAGCCAGCCGCGGCAGCAGCATCCGGATACCGCGCGCGGTCGCGGAGGACAAGAAGGGCTACCTCGAGGACCGGCGGCCGGCCTCCAACTGCGACCCCTACGCCGTCGTGGACGCCCTCATGCGCACCTGCATCCTCAACGAATAA